A portion of the Mytilus galloprovincialis chromosome 12, xbMytGall1.hap1.1, whole genome shotgun sequence genome contains these proteins:
- the LOC143053749 gene encoding ATP-dependent DNA helicase Q1-like, with protein MESKINLAREKLKITYPLKDKQIETLQALDLGNDCISILPTGYGKSLIFQMLPWVLMKDEPGIVIVICPLTSIMQDQVMTLKEKGIRASFVNLQGTVAYSYNSDNEDSDESKPQTEYYKKSKINVVNAGVNNCTEYLSLELNKDNIVFALAITEETALLKCASGVENVITVTMTDMEMIKSGDIEILYTHPEAMFTPVLSRILRSKVFQQKVCCIAVDEVHMIEEWGEDFRPKFKQIGELTALFPNAAHLAVTATATPSCIQSLSKILQYINPTIIKVNPDRPNLFLEIKTRLSNLQKFSKYDDIVVPLVQELKTKRDKFPLTIVYVESLEALGYFYQFINYELKEEQYIGEAIPENRIFGQFHKDYTSQMKQHILFELRKEEPKLRLVLATVALGMGLDAPAITKIIHCRPPTTLVKYFQEVGRAGRKGQKAEALMYFNNNDLAKNRKGLSDAMVQYCKTKDKCLRLQLLQYFGFNETKFNGPMYECCSNCRQLQ; from the exons ATGGAGTCGAAAATAAACCTCGCTAGAGAAAAACTCAAGATAACTTATccattaaaagacaaacaaatagaAACGTTACAGGCTTTAGATCTTGGGAATGATTGTATCAGCATTCTACCGACTGGGTACGGGAAAAGTCTGATCTTTCAAATGCTGCCATGGGTCCTTATGAAAGATGAACCTGGGATAGTTATAGTTATTTGTCCATTGACTTCCATTATGCAGGACCAAGTGATGACCCTGAAAGAAAAAGGTATCCGGGCTTCCTTTGTTAATCTTCAAGGAACTGTAGCTTACAGTTACAACAGTGATAATGAGGACTCCGATGAATCCAAACCGCAAACTGAGtattacaaaaaatctaaaattaatgtaGTTAATGCTGGTGTCAACAATTGTACGGAATATCTGTCATTGGAACTTAACAAAGACAAT ATCGTTTTTGCATTGGCCATTACTGAAGAGACAGCTTTgttgaaatgtgcatctggtgttGAAAATGTTAttact GTAACAATGACAGATATGGAAATGATTAAAAGTGGTGATATTGAGATTTTGTACACCCATCCTGAGGCTATGTTTACTCCAGTTTTGAGCAGAATACTACGCAGCAAAGTCTTTCAGCAAAAGGTGTGCTGCATTGCAGTTGATGAAGTTCACATGATTGAGGAGTG GGGAGAAGATTTCAGACCAAAGTTTAAGCAGATTGGAGAATTAACAGCTCTTTTTCCAAATGCTGCTCACCTAGCTGTAACAGCAACTGCCACACCAAGTTGTATACAATCCCTTTCTAAAATACTTCAGTATATCAACCCAACTATTATTAAAGTAAACCCAGACCGACCGAATTTGTTCcttgaaataaaaacaagattGTCAAACCTTCAGAAGTTTAGCAAATATGATGATATTGTTGTTCCTCTAGTACAAGAGCTTAAAACTAAGCGGGACAAATTCCCATTAACAATAGTGTACGTAGAAAGTTTAGAAGCATTGGGGTATTTCTACCAATTCATAAATTATGAGTTAAAAGAGGAGCAGTACATAGGTGAGGCAATTCCTGAAAATAGAATTTTTGGCCAGTTTCACAAGGATTATACATCACAAATGAAACAACACATACTGTTTGAACTACGGAAAGAGGAACCAAAACTTAGGTTGGTTTTGGCAACTGTGGCATTGGGGATGGGTCTAGATGCACCTGCAATTACTAAAATCATACATTGTAGGCCCCCAACTACATTGGTGAAATATTTCCAGGAGGTTGGCAGAGCAGGAAGAAAGGGTCAGAAAGCTGAGGCGCTAATGTACTTCAATAACAATGATCTAGCGAAAAATCGTAAGGGTTTATCGGACGCTATGGTGCAGTACTGCAAGACAAAAGATAAATGTCTCAGACTTCAGCTGCTACAATACTTTGGCTTTAATGAAACCAAATTTAATGGACCAATGTATGAATGTTGCAGTAACTGCAGGCagttacaataa
- the LOC143053750 gene encoding uncharacterized protein LOC143053750, translating into MVIELFHTLQDFLEKLTKRFLKLGNSRDQGTLANLKILIQRSNVNGKVKSRFKAHEDFVLTVGHSYFLDYVMKKFDMKDLDDTPTHKLLPENIKQLHAPSKQKIFDAIMEEVIAEIYIPYETQAPKQVDLKLLIANQAYQCSASLDNNTAVVPLSINGRQTIIQVPVPRLQEGCSINVNGITIFIQEVKKGHDDLFNYVHNFLQWYFIILQMEDAIHEGDMHFEK; encoded by the exons ATGGTAATTGAGCTGTTCCACACTCTTCAAGACTTTCTAGAg AAACTGACCAAAAGATTTCTGAAATTAGGTAACAGCAGAGACCAGGGGACTTTGGCAAACCTGAAGATTTTGATTCAGAGGTCAAATGTCAATGGAAAGGTGAAAAGTAGATTTAAG gCCCATGAAGACTTTGTCCTTACTGTAGGGCATTCTTACTTTCTTGATTATGTGATGAAAAAATTTGATATGAAAGACTTGGACGACACACCAACCCACAAACTGTTACCTGAAAATATTAAACAGTTACATGCTCCTTCAAAACAGAAGATTTTTGATGCCATTATGGAGGAAGTGATAGCAGAAATTTACATACCCTATGAAACTCAG GCACCCAAACAAGTGGATCTAAAACTACTGATAGCCAACCAGGCATACCAATGTTCTGCATCATTAGACAATAACACAGCAGTAGTTCCACTCTCTATTAATGGTAGACAGACTATCATACAAGTTCCTGTTCCTAGACTACAAGAAGGCTGCAGCATAAATGTGAATGGTATTACAATTTTTATTCAGGAAGTGAAAAAGGGACACGATGACCTGTTTAATTATGTTCACAATTTTCTTCAatggtattttattattttgcaaaTGGAAGATGCTATTCATGAAGGAGATATG CATTTTGAGAAATGA